From Pelmatolapia mariae isolate MD_Pm_ZW linkage group LG1, Pm_UMD_F_2, whole genome shotgun sequence, one genomic window encodes:
- the lrp3 gene encoding low-density lipoprotein receptor-related protein 3 — MGDNSRGPRRTMGLTELPLLLPLLGLLWLRCALLCAGCSEQVEIHTERRGVIYSPSWPLNYPAGVNCSWHIQGGQGEVITISFRNFDLAESGKCTGDWLLLTPTWKRESRLCGSVLPQPFISTRGRVWLFFHSQANSSGQAQGFRLSYIRGHLGQSSCQSDEFLCGNGKCLPHSWKCNGQDECGDASDERSCLPPPTEAQPGLCPFGSLPCTEAQSTRCLPAGLRCNGARDCHDGSDELGCPDTTCGKRLGNFYGSFASPDFFRANRSGDTELRCSWLLDTQDPKPIVLQLDLQLGPGDLLHVYDGLLQRAEHLLQVLSYHNNRRPALLESSRGQMSVLYMAQPHSPGHGFNATYQVKGYCFPGERPCGSDQGCYSERQRCDGYWHCPSGRDEEGCPMCPDGEFPCEGGTGMCYPASERCNNQKRCPDGSDEKNCYDCQPGNFHCGTNLCIFETWRCDGQEDCLDGSDERDCLAAVPRKVITAALIGSLVCSLLLVIALGCALKLHSLRNREYRAFETQMTRMEADFVQREAPPSYGQLIAQGLIPPVEDFPVYNPTQASVLQNLRLAMRRQIRRHSTRRSTSSSSRRRLGHLWNRLFRSGGRARGHAPLLDPPGLTQITLGLHSYRTVGEQGPQNRAMSAGGSDVVGVDLPESPASPLSFHSVDSPEEEEDLSPVSRDGSRAAESAPPTPCQSDSSVQSGLPLSPQEASVPLCPPRASRKLVLELAVNLKGVSLRRYSPLGPLSPISPPVFPSSSQTPSTQPQPQGSEVTSPTEPLFSSVKPEDSDSQFTVNMPSRDETKPEARSSLCRFGRSISEEGGDLGRETLC, encoded by the exons ATGGGAGATAATAGCAGAGGTCCCCGCCGGACCATGGGACTGACGGAGCTGCccctgctgctgcctctgctcGGGCTGCTGTGGCTCCGCTGTGCTCTGCTCTGTGCAG GCTGCAGCGAGCAGGTGGAGATCCATACAGAGCGGAGGGGTGTGATCTACAGCCCTTCCTGGCCTTTAAACTACCCAGCTGGGGTCAACTGCAGCTGGCATATTCAGGGAGGTCAAGGAGAAGTTATTACCATCAG TTTCCGTAACTTTGACCTGGCGGAGTCGGGAAAATGCACGGGAGACTGGCTCCTCCTGACACCTACATGGAAGAGAGAATCCAGGCTATGTGGCTCGGTGCTGCCGCAGCCCTTCATCTCCACCAGGGGGCGTGTTTGGCTCTTCTTCCACTCTCAAGCCAACAGCTCTGGGCAAGCCCAGGGCTTCCGACTCTCTTACATCAGAG GTCACCTAGGTCAGAGCAGCTGTCAGTCAGATGAATTCCTCTGTGGGAATGGGAAGTGTCTTCCTCACTCCTGGAAGTGCAACGGTCAGGATGAATGTGGGGATGCCTCGGATGAACGCAGCTGCTTGCCGCCTCCCACTGAGGCGCAGCCGGGCCTCTGCCCCTTTGGCTCTCTGCCGTGCACCGAGGCCCAGTCCACCCGATGCCTGCCCGCGGGCCTGCGCTGCAACGGAGCCCGGGACTGCCACGATGGAAGTGACGAACTGGGTTGCCCTGACACTACTTGTGGCAAACGTCTGGGGAACTTTTATGGGTCGTTTGCCTCTCCTGATTTTTTCCGTGCGAACCGTAGCGGCGACACTGAGCTGAGATGCTCCTGGTTGTTGGACACTCAGGACCCTAAGCCCATTGTTCTGCAGCTGGACCTGCAGCTGGGGCCTGGAGATTTGCTGCATGTCTATGATGGCCTGCTGCAGCGAGCGGAGCATCTGTTACAGGTGTTGTCATATCACAACAACAGGCGGCCTGCCCTATTGGAGTCGAGCCGGGGACAGATGAGCGTTTTGTACATGGCCCAGCCTCACAGTCCGGGGCATGGTTTCAATGCTACATATCAG GTGAAAGGTTACTGTTTTCCTGGCGAGCGTCCCTGCGGCAGTGATCAGGGCTGTTACTCTGAACGCCAGCGCTGTGACGGCTACTGGCACTGCCCATCTGGTCGAGATGAGGAGGGCTGTCCGATGTGTCCAGATGGAGAGTTCCCCTGCGAGGGTGGTACAGGAATGTGTTACCCAGCCTCTGAACGCTGCAACAACCAGAAGAGGTGTCCAGATGGGTCGGACGAGAAGAACTGCTACGATTGCCAACCTGGAAACTTCCACTGTGGGACTAACCTGTGTATCTTTGAGACGTGGCGCTGTGACGGGCAGGAGGACTGTTTAGATGGAAGCGATGAGAGGGACTGCTTGGCAGCAGTGCCCAGGAAAGTGATCACAGCTGCCCTGATTGGCAGTCTGGTCTGCAGTCTCCTGTTGGTTATTGCTCTTGGCTGTGCCCTTAAACTGCACTCCCTCAGGAACAGAGAGTACAG AGCTTTTGAGACGCAAATGACTCGCATGGAGGCCGACTTTGTCCAGAGAGAGGCTCCTCCTTCATATGGTCAGTTAATAGCCCAGGGTCTTATCCCTCCGGTGGAAGATTTTCCTGTATACAATCCCACCCAG GCTTCAGTGTTACAGAATCTTCGGTTGGCAATGCGCAGGCAGATAAGGCGTCACTCAACTCGCCGCTCCACTTCCTCCTCTTCCAGACGACGTCTAGGCCATCTTTGGAATCGCTTGTTCCGTAGTGGAGGACGAGCCAGAGGCCACGCCCCACTCCTGGATCCCCCTGGACTCACGCAGATCACACTAGGGCTTCACAGCTACCGGACTGTCGGGGAGCAGGGACCTCAGAACAGGGCCATGTCTGCAGGTGGGTCTGACGTAGTAGGTGTGGACCTGCCAGAGAGCCCTGCATCGCCTCTCTCCTTTCATTCAGTGGACAGtccagaggaggaagaggaccTGTCACCTGTCAGCAGAGATGGCAGCAGGGCTGCAGAGTCTGCACCTCCCACTCCTTGCCAGAGTGACTCCTCAGTACAAAGTGGACTTCCTCTCTCCCCCCAGGAAGCCTCTGTACCCCTGTGCCCACCCCGGGCATCTAGAAAATTGGTTCTGGAGCTTGCAGTTAACCTGAAGGGGGTTTCCTTAAGACGTTACTCCCCCTTAGGACCTTTGTCCCCTATTTCACCCCCTGTGTTTCCCAGCAGTTCCCAGACACCATCAACTCAACCTCAACCACAGGGTTCAGAGGTGACTTCACCCACCGAGCCCTTATTTTCCTCTGTGAAACCAGAGGACAGTGACAGCCAGTTTACTGTGAACATGCCAAGCAGGGATGAGACGAAACCAGAGGCAAGAAGCAGCCTATGCAGGTTCGGCAGAAGCATCAGTGAAGAGGGAGGAGATTTAGGAAGGGAGACGCTGTGCTGA